Proteins encoded within one genomic window of Callithrix jacchus isolate 240 chromosome 11, calJac240_pri, whole genome shotgun sequence:
- the LOC100389679 gene encoding taste receptor type 2 member 62: protein MPSSLTLIFMAIFCLETLAAMLQNGFLVTMLGREWVRCRTLPASDMIMAGLAASRFCLHGLAMVNNLLASLDFWHAVICLNIFWDLSNALTSWFTALLAAFYCVKISSFSHPIFACLKWRISRSVPKLMLGSLIICGLEVILSAVGNILFGYVKLSLSSYRNETLIYRAQDSFQLYFLLYEGLVLSIPFLLFLVSTVLLIVSLCGQLGQMREHTPSPCVPSTQAYTVALKSLTFFLIFCTLYFLSLFVSALKVINFQNHWHWAWEVLIYANISLHSTFLVLKSPKLKKSLKTWFRLQCPCAAGS, encoded by the coding sequence ATGCCCTCCTCGCTCACGTTGATCTTCATGGCCATCTTTTGCTTGGAAACATTGGCTGCAATGCTTCAGAATGGCTTCTTGGTCACCATGCTGGGCAGGGAGTGGGTGAGGTGCCGGACGCTGCCTGCAAGTGACATGATTATGGCTGGTCTTGCTGCATCCCGGTTCTGCCTGCATGGGTTAGCCATGGTGAACAACCTCCTGGCCTCCCTAGATTTTTGGCATGCAGTTATCTGTTTGAACATTTTCTGGGACCTTTCCAATGCCCTCACTTCATGGTTTACTGCCTTGCTTGCTGCTTTCTACTGTGTGAAGATCTCATCTTTCTCCCACCCCATCTTCGCCTGTCTGAAGTGGAGGATCTCTCGGTCAGTGCCCAAGTTGATGCTGGGCTCCCTGATTATCTGTGGCCTGGAAGTCATCTTATCAGCTGTTGGGAATATACTGTTTGGTTACGTGAAGTTGTCTCTCAGTTCCTACAGAAATGAAACTCTAATTTATAGAGCACAGGATTCGTTTCAGCTCTACTTTTTGCTTTATGAAGGGCTTGTGTTGTCAATTCCATTCCTCCTGTTCCTAGTGTCCACAGTCTTGCTCATAGTGTCACTGTGTGGGCAGTTGGGGCAGATGAGGGAACACACGCCCAGCCCCTGTGTTCCCAGCACCCAGGCTTACACTGTGGCTTTAAAGTCGCTCACCTTCTTCCTTATCTTCTGTACATTATACTTCCTGTCCTTGTTTGTTTCTGCTTTGAAAGTCATAAACTTTCAGAATCACTGGCATTGGGCCTGGGAAGTGCTAATCTATGCCAACATCTCTCTACACTCTACTTTCCTGGTGCTGAAAAGCCCCAAACTGAAAAAGAGCCTGAAGACATGGTTTCGGCTCCAGTGCCCATGTGCTGCTGGCTCATAG